A region of the Sphingomonas sp. S2-65 genome:
AAAGGGCGTTCGGCCCAGGTTGATCCCACGGTTAATGCCGTACGCCGCGATTTGGCTGACGTTCGCCTGGCGGAACGCGTGTTTGCTCCGCACTATGCGGCTCCATTGCTCCGCGAACTCATCAAGCCCGCAGAACTCCGGGCTACCGCTTCGCTCGAATCCGATGTGATGGCGCATTTGGCGTCGGGCGAGCCGTTTGAAGTGCTCGAGTTCGCCGGGGTTCACGCCTGGGGTATATCGCCCAACGTGGGTCTCGTCGG
Encoded here:
- a CDS encoding SH3 domain-containing protein — protein: MADVRLAERVFAPHYAAPLLRELIKPAELRATASLESDVMAHLASGEPFEVLEFAGVHAWGISPNVGLVGYISADALAGTVE